The Metabacillus sp. B2-18 genome has a window encoding:
- the istB gene encoding IS21-like element helper ATPase IstB produces MSQLQQIQDIMKALRLVETAKHLPHLIREAEQKDQSFTQFLLDVTTYEQARREEKQLNNRLKWATFPFSKTLEEFNLKEQKSLSNKQLNRLRDLTWVEQLYNLILLGPPGVGKTHLAVGLGIEAINQGYKAIFTSMGDLVHNLKTEEFTRKSKARMKRIREADLVIIDDLMFMAMDQQEANMFFHLINDLYNQSSIILTSNKAPKEWGELLGDQAITTAILDRILHRVEIIHLNEDSYRMKHRSTIFGEQSVSN; encoded by the coding sequence ATGAGTCAACTTCAACAAATACAAGACATAATGAAAGCATTAAGACTCGTTGAAACTGCCAAACACCTACCCCATTTGATCAGAGAAGCTGAGCAAAAGGACCAATCATTCACTCAATTTTTATTAGATGTAACAACCTATGAGCAAGCTCGAAGAGAGGAAAAGCAATTAAATAATCGCTTAAAGTGGGCTACCTTTCCTTTTAGTAAAACACTCGAGGAATTCAATTTGAAAGAACAGAAGTCTTTAAGTAATAAACAATTAAATAGATTAAGAGACTTAACTTGGGTTGAACAGTTATACAATTTAATATTACTAGGACCGCCTGGTGTAGGCAAAACGCACCTGGCGGTCGGGCTAGGTATAGAGGCAATAAACCAAGGATACAAAGCTATTTTTACTTCAATGGGAGACCTAGTTCATAATCTGAAAACGGAAGAATTCACGCGCAAATCTAAAGCAAGAATGAAGAGAATTAGAGAAGCAGATTTAGTTATCATAGATGACTTGATGTTCATGGCAATGGATCAACAAGAAGCAAATATGTTTTTCCATTTAATAAACGATTTATATAACCAATCGTCCATTATTCTAACTTCTAACAAGGCTCCAAAAGAATGGGGAGAATTATTAGGAGATCAAGCTATAACAACAGCTATTCTAGATAGAATTCTGCATCGAGTAGAGATTATTCATTTAAATGAAGATAGTTATCGTATGAAGCATCGTTCTACCATATTTGGGGAACAAAGTGTTTCAAATTAA
- the istA gene encoding IS21 family transposase, whose product MDKWEMYMEIRQLLKQGFSQTKIAEKLGISRSTVYRHLKKSPSEMADWVESLKNKKRILDPNKELILSWLRMHPDMSAAQVYDWLLEKYEDINIGESTVRSYVKDLREEYQIKKETSPRMYEAIPDPPMGEQMQVDFGHTRQQTADNKEIKLTFIAFVLSHSRQKYKEWLDRPFTTQDVIRAHENAFKWYGGMTNEIVYDQDSLIVVSENGGDLILTKEFQNYRESRGLNLRVCRKADPESKGRIENVVGFIKQNFAKHRVFHNIDSWNEQGWEWLNRTGNFKVHNTTKKRPFEVFLLEKQHLKPVSKKIDIQNNYDTSIARCVHKDNTIRFGSNRYSLPLGTYNKLDKVCIKETENKELIIYIPDTGEIIAKHMIPNGKGQLVKDRKHSRDRTKGVEAYISTVAEEFEDKERAYQYLEKVREKNPRYIKDQLQIILREAKESNSEVLTKALAECVKRKLFSATDFSDIVAYVKRQRQINETVIENKIEIKPLNKLSEWVLETDAHKRKVDSYTVLMEVK is encoded by the coding sequence GTGGATAAGTGGGAAATGTACATGGAAATAAGACAATTATTAAAACAAGGATTTAGTCAAACTAAAATAGCTGAAAAGTTAGGGATTTCAAGGTCAACAGTTTACAGACATTTGAAGAAATCACCTTCGGAGATGGCTGATTGGGTAGAATCTCTTAAGAATAAAAAGAGAATACTAGATCCCAATAAAGAGCTGATACTATCTTGGTTGAGGATGCATCCGGATATGTCAGCTGCACAAGTGTATGATTGGCTTCTGGAGAAATATGAAGATATAAATATTGGGGAGAGTACAGTTAGAAGTTATGTAAAGGATCTTAGAGAAGAATACCAGATAAAAAAAGAAACGTCTCCTCGAATGTATGAGGCAATCCCCGATCCCCCGATGGGCGAACAAATGCAGGTAGACTTCGGACATACAAGGCAACAGACAGCTGATAATAAGGAGATTAAGCTAACCTTTATAGCCTTTGTCCTCTCCCACTCTAGACAAAAATATAAAGAGTGGTTGGATAGACCTTTTACAACACAGGATGTAATTAGAGCGCATGAGAATGCATTCAAGTGGTACGGTGGAATGACCAATGAGATTGTGTATGATCAAGATAGTTTAATTGTAGTTAGTGAAAATGGTGGAGATTTAATTTTAACAAAAGAGTTTCAAAATTATAGGGAATCTAGGGGTTTGAACCTTCGTGTTTGTCGCAAAGCTGACCCAGAAAGTAAAGGAAGAATAGAAAATGTTGTAGGATTCATAAAACAAAACTTTGCCAAACATAGAGTATTCCATAACATTGATTCCTGGAACGAACAAGGTTGGGAATGGCTAAACAGAACTGGGAACTTTAAGGTACACAACACAACAAAAAAAAGACCGTTTGAAGTGTTTCTCCTCGAAAAGCAACACTTAAAGCCGGTCTCCAAAAAAATAGATATTCAAAATAACTATGATACAAGTATAGCAAGGTGTGTCCATAAGGACAATACAATTCGTTTCGGTTCAAATCGGTACTCTCTTCCACTTGGCACATACAACAAATTGGATAAAGTATGTATCAAGGAAACGGAGAATAAAGAACTGATTATTTATATCCCTGATACTGGCGAAATCATTGCAAAACATATGATTCCAAATGGCAAAGGCCAATTAGTAAAAGATAGAAAACATAGTAGAGACCGTACAAAAGGAGTCGAAGCATATATTAGCACAGTGGCCGAGGAATTTGAAGATAAAGAACGAGCCTATCAATATTTAGAGAAGGTTAGAGAGAAAAATCCTCGTTACATTAAAGACCAACTGCAAATTATCTTGCGTGAAGCAAAAGAAAGCAATAGCGAAGTACTAACCAAGGCGTTAGCAGAGTGCGTAAAAAGGAAACTATTTAGTGCAACAGATTTTAGCGATATCGTTGCATATGTGAAACGTCAACGCCAGATAAATGAAACAGTTATAGAAAACAAAATAGAAATCAAACCTTTGAACAAGCTGTCTGAATGGGTTTTAGAAACAGATGCACACAAAAGAAAAGTAGATTCTTACACGGTGTTAATGGAGGTAAAATAA